The Lycium barbarum isolate Lr01 chromosome 9, ASM1917538v2, whole genome shotgun sequence genome has a segment encoding these proteins:
- the LOC132612287 gene encoding light-harvesting complex-like protein 3 isotype 2, chloroplastic, producing MDTRLSPLFTEVRRRKWLEDIPESSSNEDPVLFDTSIIPWWASMKRFHLPEAERLNGRAAMVGFFTTYFVDSLTGVGLVDPMGNFFCKTLLFVAGVLLIRKNEDLETIKKLLEETTFYYKQWQASWNDKTSSSSKDS from the exons ATGGACACAAG GTTGTCCCCTTTATTTACAG AGGTTAGGAGAAGGAAATGGTTGGAAGATATCCCTGAGTCATCAAGTAACGAAGACCCTGTGCTTTTCGATACCTCAATTATTCCTTGGTGGGCATCGATGAAGAGGTTCCATCTTCCTGAAGCAGAACGTCTCAATG GTCGTGCTGCAATGGTTGGTTTCTTTACGACCTACTTTGTGGATAGCTTGACTGGTGTAGGTCTCGTCGACCCAATGGGAAACTTCTTTT GCAAAACACTATTGTTTGTAGCTGGTGTACTCTTGATCCGCAAGAACGAGGATTTAGAAACTATCAAAAAGTTGCTGGAAGAGACTACTTTCTATTACAAGCAATGGCAAGCATCTTGGAATGACAAGACCTCAAGCAGCTCGAAGGATTCTTGA
- the LOC132609770 gene encoding light-harvesting complex-like protein 3 isotype 2, chloroplastic: MSMALFSSLSPPKHHLTNKHYLPLITLKKSHFPFLISLKAINDTSVTIEQENTVGSNGVALNSNGSFEVVRKFKDGRWIGGTWDLKKFEKDGKVHWDSVIVAEVRRRRWLEDNPESSSNQDPVVFDTSIIPWWAWMKRFHLPEAERLNGRAAMVGFFMAYFVDSLTGVGLVDQMGNFFCKTLLFVAVAGVLLIRKNEDLETIKKLLEETTFYDKQWQASWKDETSSSSKDS, encoded by the exons ATGTCCATGGCTTTATTCTCATCTCTCTCACCTCCCAAACATCACCTAACCAACAAACATTATCTTCCTTTAATAACTCTCAAGAAATCCCATTTCCCTTTCTTGATTTCCCTTAAAGCCATTAATGATACTTCTGTCACTATTGAGCAAGAAAACACTGTGGGGTCTAATGGGGTGGCTTTAAACTCAAATGGATCATTTGAAGTTGTGAGGAAATTTAAGGATGGTAGGTGGATTGGAGGGACATGGGATTTGAAGAAATTTGAGAAAGATGGGAAAGTTCATTGGGATTCTGTCATTG TTGCAGAGGTTAGGAGAAGGAGATGGTTGGAAGATAACCCCGAGTCATCAAGTAACCAAGACCCTGTGGTTTTCGACACCTCAATTATTCCTTGGTGGGCATGGATGAAAAGGTTCCATCTTCCTGAAGCAGAACGTCTCAATG GTCGTGCTGCAATGGTTGGTTTCTTTATGGCCTACTTTGTGGACAGCTTGACTGGTGTAGGCCTCGTCGACCAAATGGGAAACTTCTTTTGCAAAACACTATTGTTTGTAGCTGTGGCTGGTGTCCTCCTAATCCGCAAGAACGAGGATTTAGAAACCATCAAAAAGTTGCTGGAAGAGACTACTTTCTATGACAAGCAATGGCAAGCATCTTGGAAAGACGAGACCTCAAGCAGCTCGAAGGATTCTTGA
- the LOC132609771 gene encoding GATA transcription factor 26-like — MGKEGPCYHCGVTSTPLWRNGPPEKPILCNACGSRWRTKGTLANYTPLHARAEPCNFEEHRVSRFKSMSMKNNKEAKVLKRKQIHHDNNAEVGTPPPDYNLGFRKGFDEDTSNRSSSGSAVSNTESCAQFGSAEGSDLTGPAQSNIWDTTVPSRKRTCFNRPRPSSVEKLTKDLYTILHEQQSSSYFSASSEEDLLFESDKPMVSVEIGHGSVLIRHPSSIGREEESEASSLSVDNKHRYVSEAYSRLTTPPVNISKGVNSPNIGTERTKKPTGPTMEQDQIKRNKDHLEKLQILGHHNSPLRYIDLKDILNYEEFMTHLSSDEQQQLLKYLPSVDSFAPPDSLRSVFESSQFEENLSSFQKLLAEGVFDNSLPGVKLEDCRTLKRFIMCYLAKSKWVQQYNLLKDTKCKNSSSGSEVPGEPNVIGTCHSVNVKKPREGQHLKYSGAKTTMKSPKRVVMKSIYEQKELVDNDGSSCFSPRSSFALPSGNSSLVLDSFRSANENSDQDLLLDVPSNSYFPQAELLLPTSSFTTQASTSSSSMYPSHLVRP, encoded by the exons ATGGGAAAGGAAGGACCTTGCTATCACTGTGGTGTTACAA GTACTCCACTTTGGCGTAATGGACCTCCAGAAAAGCCAATACTGTGCAACGCATGCGGATCTCGGTGGAGAACAAAAGGGACTTTGGCGAACTATACTCCTCTGCATGCAAGAGCAGAACCTTGTAACTTTGAGGAACACAGAGTTTCTAGGTTCAAAAGCATGTCTATGAAGAACAACAAAGAGGCAAAGGTTCTGAAACGAAAGCAAATTCATCATGATAATAATGCTGAAGTTGGAACTCCTCCTCCTGATTATAATCTCGGTTTCCGAAAGGGTTTTGATGAAGATACTAGCAATAGGTCAAGTTCTGGCTCTGCCGTTTCAAACACCGAGAGCTGTGCACAGTTTGGTAGTGCTGAAGGAAGTGATTTGACAG GCCCAGCGCAATCCAATATATGGGATACAACGGTGCCTTCAAGGAAGAGAACTTGTTTTAATCGTCCAAGGCCGTCTTCAGTCGAAAAGCTCACCAAAGACCTATATACCATCTTACATGAACAACAAAGTTCTTCATACTTCTCTGCATCCTCTGAAGAGGATTTGCTTTTTGAGAGTGACAAGCCTATGGTTTCTGTTGAGATAGGTCATGGAAGTGTGCTGATTCGGCATCCTAGTTCGATAGGTAGAGAAGAGGAATCAGAAGCTAGCTCTCTTTCCGTTGACAACAAGCACCGTTATGTCAGTGAGGCTTATTCACGATTGACTACCCCTCCTGTAAATATTAGTAAGGGTGTCAATTCACCAAATATAGGTACTGAGAGAACCAAGAAACCTACTGGTCCGACGATGGAACAAGACCAGATTAAAAG AAACAAGGATCACCTTGAAAAACTACAGATTCTTGGACATCATAATTCACCCCTTCGCTATATAGACCTGAAG GATATACTTAATTATGAAGAATTCATGACACACTTGTCAAGTGACGAACAACAGCAACTACTAAAGTACTTACCATCTGTCGACTCTTTTGCTCCTCCAGATAG TCTTAGAAGCGTGTTTGAGAGCTCTCAATTTGAGGAGAACCTCTCTTCCTTCCAGAAACTTCTTGCAGAAGGCGTTTTTGATAACTCATTGCCGGGAGTGAAATTAGAAGATTGCAGAACCTTGAAGAGATTTATAATGTGCTATTTAGCAAAGTCCAAGTGGGTGCAACAATATAATTTACTCAAG GACACGAAATGTAAGAATAGTAGCAGCGGTTCTGAAGTTCCCGGAGAGCCAAATGTTATTGGCACATGTCATTCAGTGAATGTGAAGAAACCACGGGAGGGGCAACATCTGAAGTATTCTG GTGCAAAAACGACAATGAAGAGCCCGAAGAGGGTGGTGATGAAAAGCATCTATGAGCAGAAGGAACTAGTAGACAACGATGGCTCTTCTTGCTTCAGTCCTAGAAGCTCGTTCGCGTTGCCTTCTGGGAATAGTTCCCTTGTGCTGGATTCTTTCCGTTCTGCAAACGAAAATTCCGATCAGGACTTGTTGCTGGACGTGCCATCGAACAGCTACTTCCCTCAGGCAGAACTACTCTTACCTACGTCAAGTTTTACTACTCAAGCAAGTACTAGTAGTAGCTCAATGTACCCTTCACATCTCGTCCGTCCCTAA
- the LOC132608717 gene encoding uncharacterized protein LOC132608717 produces the protein MGKSWALVVAMLVVVTLVINSFEVKMASAKVSEAACKEERRIGINACKPAFFGKNPSPKCCERVRVTHTECVCSEIRPKLAALIDINRTIRFIEGCGRRVPRNYKCGSITTPP, from the exons ATGGGAAAATCTTGGGCTTTGGTAGTGGCTATGCTAGTGGTCGTAACTTTGGTGATCAATAGCTTTGAAGTGAAAATGGCAAGTGCAAAGGTGAGTGAAGCAGCTTGTAAAGAGGAGAGAAGAATTGGGATAAATGCTTGTAAGCCTGCTTTTTTTGGAAAAAATCCTTCTCCTAAGTGTTGTGAAAGAGTTAGAGTGACTCATACTGAGTGCGTGTGTAGTGAAATAAGGCCCAAATTGGCTGCTCTTATTGACATCAACCGCACCATACGCTTTATTGAAGGTTGTGGGCGCAGAGTCCCTCGTAACTACAAGTGCGGAA GTATCACCACACCACCCTAA